From Pedosphaera parvula Ellin514, the proteins below share one genomic window:
- a CDS encoding alpha-amylase family glycosyl hydrolase, with protein MPFSKYASGLTRLCLFTCSTAAFCLLITDSNAQTVSNGFWQAQNIYQIVTDRFFDGDASNNNAEGNYNPGSSSGSTVHGGDFKGIEQKLDYIKALGATAIWISPIVQNASGQFHGYAGSDFYRVAPHWGTLADLQHMIQAAHARGILVINDIVVNHGGDLIYSTDAGYSTYKAPPDGYNLRYRNGSKQFAAPFNTNALNPSLTNLFHNNGGIPNYNNPEPVELGELSGLDDFRTESPYVRSNMAAIYNYWIGTVGFDGFRIDTVKHVEMGFWQEWAPVVHAYAAANGKPNFFMFGECYDGSDSKCGSYTGTQGGGPFKLDSVLDYPLYFKINSVFASASGNTKQLEDRYNAIAANYDPAAQTRLVTFLDNHDQPRFLSISGATTARLDLALLFLYTSRGIPCLYYGTEQAFNGTTDPNDREDMFDGQFEQGPSLGDNFNMTHPQFQTVARMNNFRRLYAPLQIGTHVNKWYTPSGPGLFAYARRLGTQEVFVVFNTASSAQTLTNRSTIFAPGTHIVNLLDPTEVLTVTATPETPPITVQGMTGKIFVAESDWRPLDPVVVGNSPAHDATNSPTTAPIILKFSKPMDTNSVQASFRTTPPISGTFTWAAARDTMTFTPEGAGFPVLTTITARVTNAVDTISGNTMFSPYELKFKTGPMVSLPAFKITNVSVVNSSNVQISCSSEVNRTYQLQRRDTLDAASLWQDFGTAVSGTGGVIVLTVSEDEMGETQFYRVAQR; from the coding sequence ATGCCATTTTCAAAATACGCCTCCGGCTTGACGCGCCTTTGCCTGTTCACCTGCTCAACCGCCGCGTTTTGCCTTTTAATAACAGACTCGAATGCCCAGACCGTTTCGAATGGCTTCTGGCAGGCACAGAACATTTATCAAATCGTCACTGACCGCTTTTTTGATGGCGATGCCAGCAACAATAACGCCGAAGGGAATTACAACCCTGGTAGCAGCAGTGGTTCGACTGTTCACGGCGGTGATTTTAAAGGCATCGAACAAAAACTGGACTATATCAAAGCGCTGGGCGCAACGGCGATTTGGATTTCTCCGATTGTCCAAAATGCGAGCGGGCAGTTCCATGGTTACGCGGGCAGCGACTTTTACCGGGTGGCTCCGCACTGGGGAACGCTGGCGGATTTGCAGCATATGATCCAGGCCGCGCATGCGCGTGGAATTCTCGTCATTAATGACATCGTCGTGAATCACGGTGGCGATTTGATTTACAGCACTGATGCGGGATACTCCACCTATAAAGCTCCGCCGGATGGTTACAACCTGCGTTACCGCAATGGCTCGAAGCAGTTTGCGGCGCCGTTTAATACAAACGCGCTTAATCCGAGTCTGACTAATCTATTTCATAACAATGGCGGCATTCCAAATTACAACAACCCGGAGCCGGTCGAACTTGGTGAGTTGAGTGGCCTGGATGATTTTCGTACTGAGTCACCTTATGTCCGATCGAACATGGCGGCGATTTACAACTATTGGATCGGGACGGTCGGGTTCGACGGGTTCCGCATTGATACGGTGAAACATGTGGAGATGGGTTTCTGGCAGGAGTGGGCTCCAGTGGTGCATGCCTATGCCGCGGCAAATGGAAAGCCAAATTTTTTTATGTTCGGCGAGTGTTATGACGGTTCGGATTCCAAATGCGGTTCGTACACCGGCACGCAGGGTGGGGGTCCATTCAAATTGGATTCGGTCCTGGATTACCCGCTTTATTTCAAAATAAACAGCGTCTTCGCTTCAGCCAGCGGCAACACCAAACAACTGGAGGACCGATACAATGCGATTGCCGCCAACTACGATCCCGCTGCACAGACGCGACTGGTTACCTTTCTCGACAACCACGATCAACCACGTTTCCTGAGCATTTCAGGGGCGACAACCGCCCGCCTGGATTTGGCGTTGCTTTTCCTCTATACCAGCCGCGGTATTCCCTGCCTTTATTATGGTACTGAGCAGGCTTTTAATGGCACTACTGATCCAAACGACCGGGAAGACATGTTCGATGGCCAGTTCGAACAAGGCCCGTCACTCGGTGACAACTTCAACATGACGCATCCGCAGTTTCAGACCGTGGCCAGGATGAACAATTTCAGGCGTCTCTACGCTCCCCTGCAAATCGGCACGCACGTCAACAAATGGTATACTCCATCCGGGCCGGGGCTGTTTGCCTACGCGCGGCGGCTTGGGACGCAGGAGGTGTTTGTGGTTTTTAACACTGCCAGTTCGGCGCAGACGTTGACCAATCGTTCCACGATCTTCGCTCCGGGAACACACATCGTGAACCTGCTGGATCCGACGGAAGTTTTGACCGTTACAGCAACTCCGGAAACGCCGCCGATTACGGTGCAAGGCATGACGGGCAAAATCTTCGTGGCCGAATCCGACTGGCGTCCCCTCGATCCGGTCGTCGTCGGCAATTCGCCTGCGCATGATGCAACCAACTCGCCAACCACCGCACCGATCATCCTTAAGTTTAGCAAGCCAATGGATACCAACAGCGTCCAGGCCTCCTTTCGCACGACGCCGCCTATCAGCGGGACGTTCACCTGGGCGGCAGCGCGAGATACCATGACCTTTACTCCGGAAGGGGCGGGGTTCCCGGTTCTGACCACGATTACTGCGCGCGTCACAAACGCTGTGGACACAATTTCGGGCAATACAATGTTTTCGCCGTACGAACTTAAGTTCAAAACCGGTCCGATGGTTTCGCTCCCGGCTTTTAAGATCACAAATGTCTCTGTGGTGAATAGTTCCAATGTCCAGATTAGCTGTTCTTCCGAAGTCAATCGGACGTACCAACTCCAACGTCGCGATACTCTGGACGCAGCTTCTTTGTGGCAGGACTTTGGGACGGCAGTCAGTGGAACTGGCGGGGTGATAGTTTTGACAGTCTCCGAGGACGAGATGGGGGAAACCCAGTTTTACCGCGTCGCTCAGCGTTGA
- a CDS encoding response regulator: protein MQIKVAIVDDDKDMRTSLATLIRRTGSLQLLGEYSNGEIAMEEIPRQPPDVVLMDINMPGMGGIECVRRLKAIIPAVQVLMLTVYEDSDSLFNSLKAGASGYLLKRTSSSKLLEAVRDVHAGGSPMSPQLARRLVQFFSKPQDVSPVSQLSPGEREFLQLLSKGYVYKEIAEKMGISTDTVRYYVRTVYEKLHVHSRTEAVVKFLNG, encoded by the coding sequence ATGCAGATCAAAGTGGCGATTGTGGATGATGACAAAGACATGCGGACGAGTCTCGCGACCCTGATCCGCCGGACTGGGTCGCTTCAATTGCTGGGCGAGTACTCCAATGGCGAAATCGCAATGGAGGAAATCCCCCGTCAGCCACCCGACGTGGTCCTGATGGATATTAATATGCCAGGCATGGGGGGGATCGAATGTGTCCGCAGGTTGAAAGCGATCATTCCGGCGGTGCAAGTTTTGATGCTCACCGTGTATGAGGACAGCGATTCGTTGTTCAATTCGCTCAAAGCCGGAGCGAGCGGTTACCTGCTCAAACGCACCAGTTCGTCCAAGTTACTGGAAGCAGTTCGTGATGTTCATGCGGGCGGTTCGCCCATGTCCCCGCAATTGGCTCGCCGACTGGTTCAGTTTTTTTCAAAGCCCCAGGATGTGTCCCCTGTAAGCCAGCTTAGCCCCGGTGAACGCGAGTTCCTTCAACTCCTTAGCAAAGGTTATGTGTACAAGGAGATCGCGGAGAAAATGGGCATCAGCACGGATACGGTTCGCTACTATGTTCGAACCGTCTACGAGAAGTTGCATGTTCATTCCCGAACCGAAGCAGTGGTGAAATTCCTGAACGGCTGA
- a CDS encoding sensor histidine kinase — MLEPASAGIWRRTARNMADVQREFNVFYSVKILGSPRAVKRGVTSTLNVVQTRAGAIIGIAGKGPNCPLHVLLVSFILSLLCCSSQAGTLWNDLGSTLAHETGDGQDILGGAVKRDDTSTDTLYFKFHVDPLSDASTEEYFAGFELFEGKTRGLAVGNAMKAWAYSAFHTSETGESNKVSGDLDLHSSHPESTAVGVFKQYEQPRAGIERTIVFKVQYIAGEDDLVTVWLSPDLNAGATETSQPESLTTRFKANCSFNEIHLRHGGGGGGWTFSDMAIATSFNDFTASSGIEPGKSSPVAARGSLPFSFRSWQREQGLSQNSVRALTQTREGYLFIGTDNGVTRFDGVRFVSFGEREGLRCGPVSCMFEDARGALWIGSVNDGLARRQDGKFVTFTTRDGLPANSITALAEDNEGRLWIGTTAGLGSLLNGCWTSFTNEAVRDKPITGLFKDKNGTLWVTATGAGVFQFQDGRLNPLTDGSVEKLLRDPHCVLVDQSERLWVGAGDDFVLCRAGSQWTHYRVPRHLDKPFVNTLAESPDGTVWAGSVSEGLFQFKDGKLLAISARSGMLDNFVESLCVDHEGNLWVGTSAGLTQLRPKSVSFLGPAEGLGYGPVQGLAEIAPGEIWAGKANDGLYRWQARNFSRLLLPGFSQNEAQVNAVLATHDGGAWVASNKGLLRVTDAKADSIDAQPAELSELIAISLAEDHESAVWAGTPEGKVWRLQGGRRVAVTNFWQTRPITAILPGADGSMWIGTEGAGLHRYQNQTHFQLGKTNGLLSDSIRTLHQDAQGVLWIGTAGGGLARWQQGRITVFTTREGLPDDTISQILEDDAEHLWLGSNRGIASVSKAELQELVIGKATTLYPRIFGRAEGMLSEECTGGFFPAGLKTKNGLLWFSTLKGLVVIDPRLKNPPARGPSVILEQVMLDGALISSLPTTNPASEAQGGKSDTGKVVTRTLQIPPGKHRIELRYTGLNFTSPERVRFRYRMEGLDSDWVDAGSLRSAFYSYVPPGKRQFQVIACDGEGVWNETGASLTLTVLPYFWQTWWFLGSVALGLLVSVGGTIRFVEKSKVQSQLKHLERAQALERERARIAQDLHDDLGASLSRISLLSDMAKVEQSSISQTGTHVNKISELAGQTLRALDEIVWAVRPGSDSLQSLVDYIAHFAGELFNDDSVRCRLHLPDTLPARSLPPEMRHNIFLIAKEALTNALKHAAATEVCVQVKATVNSLEILIRDDGCGFNPINSQGVREGNGLGNMSRRAESVGGKLVMETAIGKGTTVRLLVNFESK; from the coding sequence ATGCTTGAACCAGCATCCGCCGGCATTTGGCGGAGAACGGCCCGCAACATGGCAGACGTGCAGCGTGAGTTTAACGTGTTCTATTCTGTTAAAATATTGGGTTCTCCAAGGGCGGTAAAACGGGGCGTGACCAGCACGCTCAACGTGGTCCAAACCCGTGCTGGCGCGATTATTGGCATCGCCGGAAAAGGGCCAAATTGCCCCCTCCACGTTTTGCTGGTCAGTTTCATACTCTCATTGCTTTGTTGTTCCTCGCAGGCAGGAACCCTTTGGAATGACCTGGGATCGACCCTCGCTCACGAAACTGGCGATGGCCAGGACATTCTTGGTGGAGCGGTAAAGCGGGACGATACATCCACGGACACGCTCTACTTTAAGTTCCATGTGGACCCGCTGTCCGATGCCAGCACGGAGGAATATTTCGCCGGGTTTGAATTGTTTGAGGGTAAAACGCGTGGACTGGCGGTGGGCAACGCCATGAAAGCCTGGGCATACAGTGCCTTTCATACTTCCGAAACCGGGGAGTCGAATAAAGTATCCGGCGATCTCGACTTGCATTCCTCGCATCCGGAGTCGACTGCCGTGGGAGTCTTTAAACAGTACGAACAGCCGCGCGCTGGAATCGAGCGGACTATCGTTTTCAAAGTCCAATACATCGCTGGAGAAGATGATCTTGTGACCGTCTGGTTGAGCCCGGATTTGAACGCAGGGGCGACTGAAACCAGCCAACCGGAATCGTTGACGACGAGATTCAAGGCGAATTGTTCTTTCAATGAAATCCATCTTCGGCATGGCGGCGGAGGCGGTGGTTGGACTTTTAGCGACATGGCGATCGCGACTTCGTTCAACGATTTCACAGCTTCCAGCGGCATCGAACCGGGCAAATCTTCACCGGTCGCGGCACGAGGATCGTTGCCGTTCAGCTTTCGGTCGTGGCAGCGGGAACAGGGACTGTCGCAAAATTCAGTTCGCGCCCTGACGCAAACACGCGAGGGATACCTATTTATTGGCACCGATAACGGCGTGACCCGGTTCGATGGCGTCCGCTTCGTTTCGTTTGGAGAGCGCGAGGGATTACGGTGCGGACCGGTTAGCTGCATGTTCGAGGATGCTCGCGGTGCGCTATGGATCGGAAGCGTTAATGACGGGTTGGCGCGCCGGCAGGACGGGAAGTTCGTCACTTTCACAACGCGGGATGGATTGCCCGCGAACTCGATCACCGCGCTCGCGGAGGACAACGAAGGACGGCTTTGGATCGGCACCACAGCGGGATTGGGTTCGTTGCTGAACGGTTGTTGGACTTCGTTCACTAATGAAGCTGTCCGGGACAAGCCCATTACCGGGTTGTTCAAAGACAAAAATGGAACACTCTGGGTGACCGCAACAGGCGCGGGAGTTTTTCAGTTCCAAGATGGCAGGTTGAATCCATTGACAGACGGCTCGGTGGAAAAGCTCCTGCGCGACCCTCATTGCGTGCTCGTGGACCAGAGCGAACGACTCTGGGTGGGCGCAGGCGATGATTTTGTTTTGTGCCGGGCGGGCAGCCAGTGGACGCACTACCGCGTTCCACGACATCTGGACAAACCATTCGTCAACACGCTGGCAGAATCGCCGGATGGAACAGTTTGGGCGGGCTCGGTGAGCGAGGGATTGTTCCAATTCAAGGACGGCAAACTGCTTGCGATCAGCGCCAGGAGCGGGATGTTGGATAATTTCGTCGAGTCCTTGTGCGTGGATCACGAAGGAAATCTATGGGTTGGGACGAGCGCGGGTTTGACTCAGTTACGTCCCAAGAGTGTTTCCTTTCTGGGACCAGCGGAAGGATTGGGCTACGGTCCCGTGCAAGGACTGGCCGAGATTGCGCCGGGGGAAATTTGGGCGGGCAAAGCAAACGACGGACTCTATCGCTGGCAGGCCAGAAACTTTAGTCGGTTGTTGCTGCCGGGTTTCTCGCAAAACGAGGCTCAAGTCAATGCTGTGCTGGCCACGCATGACGGTGGCGCCTGGGTGGCGAGCAATAAGGGACTGCTGCGTGTCACCGATGCCAAAGCGGATTCAATAGATGCGCAACCGGCCGAACTATCGGAACTGATTGCGATTTCGCTTGCGGAAGACCATGAAAGCGCAGTTTGGGCCGGCACACCTGAAGGAAAAGTATGGCGACTTCAAGGCGGCAGGCGCGTGGCCGTGACCAACTTCTGGCAAACGCGTCCCATCACGGCGATTCTACCAGGCGCCGATGGTTCCATGTGGATCGGAACGGAGGGTGCCGGGCTGCACCGGTATCAGAATCAGACGCATTTTCAATTGGGCAAAACGAATGGTCTGTTAAGCGATTCTATTCGCACGCTTCATCAAGATGCCCAGGGTGTGCTTTGGATCGGCACGGCTGGTGGAGGGTTGGCGCGATGGCAGCAGGGCCGTATCACCGTATTCACGACGCGCGAAGGTCTGCCCGACGATACTATTTCCCAGATTCTTGAAGACGATGCCGAACACCTCTGGCTGGGAAGCAATCGAGGGATCGCTTCCGTGTCCAAAGCCGAGTTGCAGGAATTGGTGATCGGGAAAGCCACTACGCTCTATCCGCGAATCTTTGGCCGGGCGGAAGGCATGTTATCTGAGGAATGCACGGGCGGTTTTTTTCCGGCAGGACTGAAAACCAAAAATGGATTGCTTTGGTTCTCCACCCTAAAAGGTTTGGTGGTAATCGATCCACGACTCAAGAATCCGCCAGCACGCGGGCCATCAGTAATCCTTGAGCAAGTGATGTTGGATGGCGCGTTGATCTCGTCGCTCCCCACCACCAACCCCGCGTCCGAAGCACAGGGCGGGAAGTCCGACACCGGCAAGGTGGTCACACGGACATTGCAAATCCCTCCCGGCAAACATCGAATCGAGCTGCGTTACACGGGATTAAATTTTACCTCACCGGAACGCGTGCGTTTTCGTTACCGGATGGAGGGATTGGATTCTGATTGGGTGGATGCCGGCAGTCTCCGCTCCGCCTTTTACAGTTACGTTCCACCGGGCAAACGCCAGTTCCAGGTAATTGCCTGTGACGGTGAAGGCGTCTGGAACGAAACCGGTGCAAGTTTGACTCTTACGGTGTTGCCCTACTTCTGGCAAACATGGTGGTTTCTCGGGTCGGTGGCTCTTGGACTTTTAGTTTCCGTCGGTGGCACTATTCGTTTCGTCGAAAAGAGCAAGGTGCAAAGCCAGCTCAAACATCTGGAGAGGGCACAGGCGCTGGAGCGGGAGCGGGCGCGTATCGCCCAGGACTTGCACGACGACCTCGGCGCTTCGTTGTCCCGGATTTCTCTTTTGAGCGATATGGCCAAGGTGGAACAAAGCAGCATTTCACAAACGGGAACTCACGTGAACAAAATCTCAGAACTTGCCGGACAAACGCTCCGGGCGCTGGATGAGATTGTATGGGCCGTGCGACCGGGCAGTGATTCATTACAAAGCCTCGTTGACTACATTGCCCATTTTGCCGGTGAATTGTTTAATGACGACAGCGTCCGCTGCCGGCTGCATTTGCCAGACACCCTGCCCGCTCGTTCGTTACCACCTGAAATGCGCCATAACATTTTTCTCATCGCGAAAGAAGCACTCACGAATGCACTGAAGCACGCCGCAGCCACGGAGGTTTGCGTGCAGGTCAAGGCGACGGTGAACTCGCTTGAAATCCTGATCCGGGACGACGGGTGTGGTTTTAACCCGATCAACTCCCAAGGCGTCCGCGAAGGAAATGGCCTCGGTAATATGAGCCGACGAGCTGAGTCAGTTGGGGGCAAACTGGTAATGGAGACCGCGATTGGCAAAGGAACAACTGTCAGATTGTTGGTCAATTTTGAGAGCAAGTAA
- a CDS encoding alpha-amylase family glycosyl hydrolase translates to MNLLFLRSPVQFLVLYALVSLTFLSSAVAQSIRPGMGSTPYADASGTGVTFRVWAPNATSVAVRGSFNGYSSTANFLIKEAGGLGLWSGDIPTARAGDQYKYYLSGSLWKRDPRGRKVVNSSDNTIVYDPNAFNWASDARLPVNTSNLVIYEMHVGAFYDPTPASGGPGKFADAITKLDHLAELGINAVELMPVMEFAGDNSWGYNPADPYAVENTGYGGPDGLKSFVKAAHQRGIRVLLDVVHNHYGPSDLDLWTFDNGASPSIYFYTAANICCTQWGGRPNYSTEGVRSFIIGSFRQWLDEYHVDGFRWDAVGAMRYYDPGHVGIPEADSLIQYINSTAIHSDHPGAISIAEDQSSGMNFDGEWNRSFGDLLIGEMVKSTDSSRDVVGLFNGMNASGFSRVLYDESHDLVGNLNGAGAQRLPYRIQSTDPTGYFARKRSMLAAAVVLTTPGIPMLFMGQEMLETQQFGDSNPLHWENTTNYPTVVQFYRDLIHLRRNLDGVSLGLTGPNITSHVVDNTAKLLAFHRWGAGPNDQVMIVMNFSNKVLTNYSITGFPANGTWYVNLNSDWTLYGNDFGNMGSSLIQVSAGNGQITIGPYSVQVLSRQALPLLDSDGDGLLNGWEQLHFGDPISAVASADDDGDGVDNLHEQAADTDPKSANSVLKFTGIQAGNGQITLTWKGGQSVRQVLKQASQLNGPWNAIYTNNPPTAITNTFTVPMPPSSSSIFRIELAP, encoded by the coding sequence GTGAATTTACTGTTTTTACGCTCGCCAGTTCAGTTCCTCGTTTTATACGCACTGGTCAGCCTGACTTTTTTGTCATCTGCCGTGGCGCAATCCATCCGCCCCGGGATGGGATCCACGCCGTACGCAGATGCGTCAGGCACAGGCGTCACCTTTCGAGTGTGGGCGCCAAATGCAACCAGCGTCGCTGTAAGGGGTTCGTTCAATGGTTACAGTTCCACCGCCAATTTTCTGATCAAGGAAGCTGGCGGTCTCGGGCTTTGGTCCGGTGACATTCCGACGGCTCGGGCGGGAGATCAGTATAAATACTACCTCAGCGGCTCTCTTTGGAAACGCGATCCTCGCGGTCGTAAGGTAGTCAACTCATCCGATAACACGATTGTTTACGACCCGAATGCATTCAACTGGGCCAGCGATGCTCGTTTGCCGGTGAACACTTCGAACCTTGTCATTTATGAAATGCATGTTGGCGCATTCTATGACCCAACTCCTGCGTCGGGTGGACCGGGAAAATTCGCCGATGCAATAACGAAGCTGGATCACTTGGCGGAACTCGGTATCAACGCCGTTGAACTGATGCCGGTTATGGAGTTCGCTGGCGACAATAGCTGGGGGTACAATCCGGCCGACCCATACGCAGTTGAAAACACCGGTTACGGTGGGCCGGATGGTTTAAAGAGTTTCGTCAAAGCCGCCCACCAGCGAGGCATTCGCGTTCTGCTCGATGTGGTTCACAATCATTATGGTCCAAGCGACCTCGACTTGTGGACCTTTGATAACGGGGCCAGCCCAAGTATTTATTTCTACACTGCAGCGAACATCTGCTGCACCCAATGGGGAGGCCGCCCGAACTATTCAACGGAAGGAGTGCGTTCCTTCATCATTGGAAGTTTTCGTCAGTGGTTGGATGAGTATCACGTGGATGGCTTCCGTTGGGACGCGGTAGGCGCAATGAGATATTACGACCCCGGACATGTCGGCATCCCGGAGGCTGATTCACTTATTCAATACATTAACTCCACCGCCATCCATTCGGATCACCCCGGGGCCATCAGTATTGCCGAGGATCAGTCATCAGGAATGAACTTTGATGGCGAATGGAATCGCAGTTTTGGCGACCTCCTCATAGGCGAAATGGTCAAGTCAACCGATAGTTCCCGGGATGTGGTTGGATTGTTCAATGGGATGAATGCGTCGGGATTCTCCCGGGTTCTTTATGATGAATCACACGATTTGGTGGGCAATCTGAATGGCGCTGGCGCACAACGGCTCCCTTATCGTATTCAATCCACCGACCCCACCGGTTACTTCGCGCGCAAGCGATCCATGCTTGCCGCCGCCGTCGTATTAACCACACCTGGAATTCCAATGCTTTTCATGGGACAAGAGATGCTTGAAACTCAGCAGTTCGGTGACAGTAATCCTTTGCACTGGGAAAACACGACCAACTACCCCACCGTGGTACAATTTTATCGCGACTTGATTCATTTGCGGCGAAATCTCGATGGTGTGAGCCTTGGGCTCACTGGTCCCAATATCACCTCACACGTAGTGGACAACACTGCCAAACTTCTCGCCTTTCATCGCTGGGGTGCTGGACCAAATGATCAGGTGATGATAGTTATGAATTTCTCCAACAAGGTATTGACCAATTATTCGATCACTGGATTTCCTGCCAATGGAACATGGTATGTCAACCTGAACTCAGATTGGACACTCTATGGCAATGACTTCGGCAACATGGGAAGTTCTCTGATTCAGGTTTCCGCGGGCAACGGACAAATTACCATTGGTCCATACAGCGTCCAGGTTCTTTCGCGTCAAGCGCTGCCGCTGCTTGATTCGGACGGGGACGGTTTGCTAAATGGGTGGGAACAACTGCATTTTGGTGATCCCATCAGCGCGGTTGCCTCGGCGGATGATGATGGGGATGGGGTGGACAACCTTCACGAACAGGCAGCGGACACTGATCCCAAATCCGCTAATTCCGTGCTGAAGTTCACCGGTATCCAGGCGGGAAACGGACAAATCACCTTAACGTGGAAAGGCGGCCAGTCCGTTCGGCAGGTACTCAAGCAGGCGAGTCAGTTGAACGGGCCGTGGAACGCCATTTATACCAATAATCCTCCCACCGCCATCACCAATACTTTCACCGTCCCCATGCCACCTTCGTCCTCCTCCATTTTTAGGATTGAACTGGCTCCGTAA